Genomic window (Mesorhizobium sp. M4B.F.Ca.ET.058.02.1.1):
CCTCGAAGCGACCCTAGCCAGCCTCGGCGCGCGGCTCAAGGCAGCGGCCTCGCGCAATTTCGAGCGCAAGCGCCAGGCGGTACGCGCAGCGGCGCGGGCGTTGCCCTCGCCCGACCAGTTGCTGGCGCTGCCGCGCCGCCGCTTCGACGAGGCGACGAGCCGGCTCGCCCGGGCGCTGACGGTGAGCATCGAGCGCAAGCGGGCAAGGCTGGAGCGGCGGCGGCTGACGCCCGCCACACTGTCCCGCCGCATCAACGAGGCGCGCACGCTGACCGGCCGCGATCTGGCGCGCGCGAAGGCTGCCTTCTTCGCCATCGTGCGCGAAAGGCGGGCACGGTTCAAACGTACCGCTGCACGGCTGTCGCCGGCGCCGATCGCAAGACGACAGAAGGTGCAGGCCGATGCTCTGACCGGGCTGACACGGCGCCAGGACCATGCGATTGCGCGAAGGCTGGACCGGTTGCGCGCGAGCCTGACCCAGGCCGACCGGCTTTTGTCGACGCTTTCGCACAAGGCGGTGCTGGCGCGCGGCTTCGCGCTGGTCAAGGATGCCGAAGGCGCGGTGATCAAGCTGGCGGCGGACGTCGCGCCGGGGCGGCGCTGTCGCTGGAATTCGCCGACGGCAGCGCCGACGCGATCGCCACCAGCGGCGCCGCGCGGCCGAAGGCGCCTGCCAAGCCCGCTGCCAAGACCAGGGAGCCGGGCAATCAAGGCTCGTTGTTCTAGCGCCGGTCAACCTTTCATGTAATCGCTGAACCGCCCTAAGTATTTGGTTTGACGCAATTCCGGATGGAAAACCGCTACGCACTTTTCCTGGAATTGCTCTAAGGTACGGCATGACAGGACATGATCCGCACCTTGCGACGCCGTCGGGAAGGCCACGCGCCCGATATTTCGGCATCGGCTTCGACGGCACGCCGGGCGAGTCCAACGCCATCACCGACGTGGCCGGCGTGTCAGTGGGCTACACGACGCTGATCTCGGGCGACGGGCCGCTGGTCGTCGGCAAGGGGCCGGTACGCACCGGCGTGACCGCCATCCTGCCCAGGCCGAAGGCGGAACTCGCCACGCCGGTCCTTGCCGGGGTCTTCAGCCAGAACGGCAATGGCGAGCTGACGGGGTCGCACATCATCGAGGAAACCGGCGCCTTCAATTTCCCGGTCACCATCACCAACACGCATTCCTGCGGCGTCACCCGCGACGGCACGCTGCGCTGGATGCACAAGGTGCTGCCGGCCGCGCTCGACACAGGCTGGGGCCTGCCGGTGGCGGCGGAGACCTATGACGGCTTCCTCAACGACATCAATGGCCATCATGTCAGCTTCGACGATGTGGCCGGCGCCCTCGACAGCGCTGCCGTCGGCGCAATCGAGGAAGGCAGCGTCGGCGGCGGCACCGGCATGATCTCGTTCGGCTTCAAGGCCGGGTCCGGCACCGCCTCGCGCATCGTCGCATGGCAGGACAGCCGCTACACCGTCGGGGTGTTCGTGCAGGCGAATTTCGGCAAGCGGCGCAATTTCACCCTGCGCGGCCAGCGCGTCGGGCCGGATCTCGCCGAACCGGCGATCCGCGAAGGCACACCGCGCGCCGAAAAGGGCTCGATCATCGCCATCGTCGCCACCGACGCGCCCTTGCTGCCGCATCAGATGAAGCGGCTGGCGAGGCGTGTCCCGCTCGGCATCGCCATGACCGGCGGCTACGGCTACCACAGTTCGGGCGACATTTTTCTCGCCTTCTCTACCGCCAACCCGGAGGCCGCGCTGGCGCCGTCAGGCCGGATCGCGCATGCCGATTTCGTCCCTGACGTCGATATCGATCCGTTTTTCGATGCGGTGGTGCAAGGAGTGGAGGAAGCGATCCTCAACGCGCTGGTCGCCAATGAGGACATGACAGGGCGGGACGGCAATTTCGTGCCGGCGCTGCCGAAGGCCTGGCTTCAGGCCAGATTCCCGAACCAGTAGGCGCTGCCTGGGACAGGCGTCCCTCGCCCGGCTGCTCCGGGCCGGGCTATCACTCGGACGGCTTATCCGGATTGGTCTCTTGCTCGCTGGCCTCGGCGGCCTCTTCGAGGCGCGATGCGATCAATTCCTTGATGTCGCCGACCTCTTCCTGGATGTCCTCCAGAAGAATGCCCTCCTCGGCCGCCTTGGCCGCGCACTCCTTGGCAAGGGTCTCGGCCTGCGTCTCGATCTTTGCCGGCGAGTGCTGGCAGTGAACCTTCTCGCCAATCCACTCCCGCAAGAACTCGATCGCATGTTCACTCATACTGCTTTTCCCTAGCGGCTATGCCGGTTGGTAATCATAAACGTCGGCATCCCGCAAAGGATGCATGCTCCCATTCCAGCCGAGTCGGCCTCGCCCGGCAAGTTGATCTTGCCCGAGGTCCACAGGGTGCGAGAGGTGGGAAGGTTCAAGGAACACGTTCTGATCGTTGAGGATGATGGTGGCGGTGGCTGGGATACCCAGCATCATACTATTGTTTCTATTTTGCTTTTCCGGTTTTCAGACCGATTTGCATCACAATAGAGGTCAGCACATTCGCAGCGCCGTCGACCGCACAATACCCAGGGCGCGTCGCCGAAGCCGCCGGTATATAGAGATATCCTCATGCGATGTCGACTCTCCTGGTTCCAGTGCTTCTTTCCGCCGCAATGAGGGGGCCGCCGGGGGTGCTGCGTACCTATCGCTCGAAAGACTCTCCGAGCGAAGCCACGCCGTTGAGCTTGAGCAGGCGCCGGTTCGACGAGATGATGCCAAGTACGATGATTGTCACGAGATAGGGCAGGCTCGACAGAAGTTGCGAGGAAACGCCCAGCCCGGTCGCCTGGGCCGCCAGGCTTGCCAGGGACACGGCGCCGAAGAGGCAGGCGCCGAGGAAGATCCGGCTGGTGAGCCATGTGCCAAAGACGACGAGCGCAATCGCAATCCAGCCGCGCCCGGCGATCATGCCATCGGCCCACAGCGGCGTGTAGACCACGGCTGCGTAGGCGCCGGCGAAACCCGCCAGCACACCGCCGAAGGCGACGGCTGCGAAGCGTACGGCGATCACCGGATAGCCGAGCGCATGCGCCGCCTTGGGGTTCTCACCG
Coding sequences:
- a CDS encoding DUF768 domain-containing protein, with product MSEHAIEFLREWIGEKVHCQHSPAKIETQAETLAKECAAKAAEEGILLEDIQEEVGDIKELIASRLEEAAEASEQETNPDKPSE
- a CDS encoding P1 family peptidase, producing MTGHDPHLATPSGRPRARYFGIGFDGTPGESNAITDVAGVSVGYTTLISGDGPLVVGKGPVRTGVTAILPRPKAELATPVLAGVFSQNGNGELTGSHIIEETGAFNFPVTITNTHSCGVTRDGTLRWMHKVLPAALDTGWGLPVAAETYDGFLNDINGHHVSFDDVAGALDSAAVGAIEEGSVGGGTGMISFGFKAGSGTASRIVAWQDSRYTVGVFVQANFGKRRNFTLRGQRVGPDLAEPAIREGTPRAEKGSIIAIVATDAPLLPHQMKRLARRVPLGIAMTGGYGYHSSGDIFLAFSTANPEAALAPSGRIAHADFVPDVDIDPFFDAVVQGVEEAILNALVANEDMTGRDGNFVPALPKAWLQARFPNQ